The following is a genomic window from Nicotiana tabacum cultivar K326 chromosome 3, ASM71507v2, whole genome shotgun sequence.
GGCTTGTTCTCCACCATTTGCAGTAGTGAAATTGCTACCTTGTCTCATGCTTAATGAGGTTGGAGGCCCTTCTGCACCTGTCCCTTGCCGTGAGAGCAATGGGCTcctcaggttatcatcagattctgccCCAGAAGCATCAGACATATGCTTGTCACCATCCCTTTGACTTTCTTCATCCCAGTTTTCATTTTTAACTTGATTCTCTGCCACATTAAACATactgccaaaatttgaaaagagcATGCTGCGCATGCTTCCCACCTCTGGTAGCTTTTCGTGGACGCTGCCAAATAGAGTGACCATTGGATCCATAAGAGTACTTTGGTTTGCCACACTCCCATGACGAGAGACCAGACCAAGAGTACTTTGTCCAGTCACAGGTTTGGCTATCCACGAAAGCCCCTCTTCAGCTCCGTATAACTTGATCCGATCCTTCTCTTCTGCATGCTCCTGGCTATCAGCAAGTTCATCGTCCGGACCGATTATGTACTCCTCTATAGACACTTCTCCTCCAGCACCCATGCCTTCCATCAGCAAGGCCATTTCACCTGCAGATGGAAAAGAAGTGTTTGGAAAACTCTGAGTTGACATATCACAAAACCTTAATGCATTTGAGAAATAAAATGCTTAAGAAGCAAGTtatttttgtaaagaaaaatgGATCCAGGAGGCATACCGGAGACGTCATCCTTGCCACGTAGTCTCTGTAAAACTTGTTTAGCCTCTTTCATCCGGCCTTTACTAACAAGCCACCTTGGAGATTCAGGCAAATAAAACAAAGCCAAAAAGAAATAAGCAAGAGAAGGAATTGAGAGAACCCCAAGCATTAGCCTCCAACTTGGTGATTGTGTCAACGACACCCCAAAGACCATGCAGTATGAGAGAAACATTCCAACACATCCAGTGAACTGAGGGAAGGTATTCAGACGCCCTCTTATTTCTGGTGGGGCAGTCTCAGATATATAAACGGGAACGAGTGTTACAGCAAGACCAATACCAAATCCATCCAACAGCCTTGCTAGAAGCAACACATAAACATTTGGAGCCCACAACATTACTAATCCGCTGAGGAAATAAAAGACGGATGAAATAATAAGCATTGGACGCCGCCCAAACATATCAGACACAGATCCAGAGAATGTTGTGATCACAGTTGCTCCAATAAGTGACATAGCAACAATTAGCCCTTCTATGGTTGGCTGAGTTTGCAAATTGAATTCCTTCTTGATGTAAAGTACAGCTCCTGAAACGTATCATAAGCAAAAAAATTCTTCAAAAACTATGCAGTGATAGCTGTACTAGGAATTACCGTGTTTTCCCTGAAAACCATACAAAACTATGCCTTCGTCCCAAGTTCGGCATTTAAACTCATCTCAGTCCAAATATTatacagaataaaataaaaactaaaattaaaagcgCAGTGGAAGTTCTCTATATCATCTTCTGGCATAAATCTCTAACATGACAAAAACCATGAAAGACTGTTTTATGCTTCAGAGAACACAACATAAAGAATAACGACCGAGTAAAACAACATTAGATTAACCAGAAAATACCTGCTATTGTTGCATTGTCCCATCCTTGCAACAAGTTGCCAATGGCAGCAGCAAGTGCAACAACCACAGCTCCACTCATCCTTAATAAATTGAATCTTTTGTTTTATGTGGTAAAACTGAATCCCCAACTTCTCCTAACTGCAGAAGCACCTAGAATCAGAACACATACAAGGTTATAGCAATAAGAACAGATGTATAAATATTGCtacaaaaatcaaaatgataagggCAAAGATCACTTTTAGCCTGCGGTCGAAACTATTTACATCCGGTAGCCGCAAAAGTCtcaaaagtgtataaaatttgtatatttttgtatataacatacaaaaatgtatatatatatacaaaaaaatatacatttgttATTTTGAGAGCGGCATTTTCCCAAATGATaactccaaatattcaatgcaaatattaaaaaaaaatacatgatCATATTCCAGAATGAAGCCAGGAAGAAAGATCCTATATAAGGCTTCAAGAATCCAAGATGTAGATTTCAGTACTCCTAGAAAAATTTCAGAACCGCAATACTAAATAAAGGAACAGCAAATCCATAAGGACTATATCATCATATACTTTTAATCAGGAAAGAGCATAAAGAGATATCAAATTTGCATATTCTATAAAAAACTCCAAGAAATTGGATTAAAATAACTTTTGATGAAGATTGAACCATGTTTGATGAGAAAGCACATGAAAcatcaaaaggagtgaaacattaAACTAAAGCATCTCTCTTTaaatcacaaaaagaaaaaagctgATATCTTGAAACAGATTACAGAAATGAATAATATGATTAattcagaagagaatggcaagaaaaAGGGATCATACCTGGGAGACAAAATGAAAGTAAAGGCTCCCAAATGTGAAAAAAGTGAACACAATAATAAGTTGGTAATATTGTACCCTCAAATGCAAAGCTCTACAATTCCCTAAAAAGGCTATAAATATATAGACAATCCCAATTACCAAACAGAAAACAGAGCTGAACTtttgttttttctctttctttctctttgggaaagaaagaaagaaattaaaaaaaaaaagggtaaTGTTAATGTAACTTAGGATACAGACAATGCCACAATATGggagaagagagaagagagaaatggCAGACaaggagagagagagatgggATCGAAAAACTAAGGAACGTGAATCGCTGATCTGTTCTTTTTGCCCTTACATAATTATATACTCTTACTTGGTTCTCATTATTACAATTATGAATTATGGTACTTCATTCATAGGAAAAGATTCGGAATTTTCTGCGTTTTCACTGTAACTAATTGACGTCTGATGCTGACACTTGTCGCGGCAGGGGATattctttttcttaaataaacTTTTATTTCTCATATATTCTTTGGCGTTTTCtaggagtccggaaccaaaatgtggttcttttggactcaaactacacaaataggtggtaaaaaaaatgacctttttatatataacgccataatacCTGACGCTATATACTAACAGTAACGGTATCGTTAaagtatagcgccaggtattgtggcgctatactgtaaaagctgacatggtcaggtatagcgccacaatacctggcgctatacatacatcattaatgtatagcgccaggtatagtggcgctatacatagattttcctggccccaccaataatttgtgacttcaataattcaaaagcgtatagtgctaactttttgggcgctatacctatataaaaaaaaattccggctagccatttcctatataaaaaggttaggattgtatagaaattcattcaaatttttttttacctCTTGTTGAAATgtttattgttcttaaattctccaggattttttcattatgtctaaagagcgtagaataagagtttcattatattggggggtgaggttgtgatggagaataactctgtggggtacagtttacctgctcagtgtcatgttaaattgcaacttacaatagagtacgataaattgatatcgttgttatgcaaaaaactgagtgtgaggaaacgttcagtgatacttaaagtaaccaGAAGATATCTGTATtacgtcactccgcaaggggttgctttttactcggagtttaacatcgacgatgatgaaactttgagtgattttctgaggactccggacgaatgcctggaatttcttgtaatcacaatctTGGAGATGTACatgaaggtcgaagacgttccaaaaaacgaggttgtgcgtagcagagataacccccagtcatcgggtggttattatagagcagtttttgccggacaggtttCGGATGAAAGaattttccttgatttaaacttatcaccgccggcgaatgagcagcgagaaaataatttatactctgttttccataattcacaagacgagtggtaaacttcaattttcatttgtgttaattatgtatatttttggtgtattgaatttgtattaacgccCATATATTTAATAGGAggtaccggccggatatgaattttacaagtggcccatccggtagtcatcacttaattgaaaacgtccatcatgaaatttcatcatattacgacttgtaagtgaagtgatatagccatatggaaatcatttattaattcagtagcttatgtttttgttggttgtgcagtgaaaacgagcaagttgaaccacccgtactcactcaattgaccgaaaatgacgtattacatcgggatctggcagatacacagagtgaggaacagaacagtgattacgataacaatgccgatgaatccgGAGACGAGATACCCTTTtgtcgtgaggatggtgatgagcagGATGAGGATGAAAgacctgatttgaagagagaccccCCTAGACAAATAGTGTATGAGTCtgaagtgtcgtttcattcaagggagattccttacattgataacttaccaaccgtgccggatgtggaagctctaacaagggattttgatgaaatccggacaacaatgtgggatgagtctagaccaatggtgcttgcaaaggggatgttttttcctgataaaacgcgcttaagcagggcttgtaaaatgcacaacgtaaaagagtgtcgtgagatgcaagtatgggagtcaagtccgatggtatacaaggttgtttgccgcaggtggttttggccatgtaattggatgttgcatgcgaccaagaagaagacaggtatgtggaaagtgggtaaatacattcccacccacacatgcgaaatggacacattcaacgggaatcacttcaacttggatattgacttgatttctcttgtacttattccgcatatcgaagcgtccataaggtatacaatcaaagagtgcattacatcggTCCACTaggaatatggccataccattacgaaaagaaaggcatttctcgggcgcaaacgagcgtttgaaattgtctacggtaattgggataagtcatttgcatctctgccaaagtacatggccgcactgcaacactttaaccccgggacaattgttgaatggaagcttgagcagagtccaggaacaccagaatacatattcaattacatgttctgggcgtttaagccagcaattgatggtttttcgcattgCCAGCCAGTAATATCtatagacggaactcatgtctatggaaagtacgatatcaagctattgatagctGTGGTagtggatgctaatggacagatatttcctctagcttttgttgtttgtgccaatgaaagcacagagacgtggacGTTGTTTTTGAACCACATGAAAGAGCatgttgtcaaacagcgttcaggtatttgtctaatatctgatcggcacggtggtatattaagttctgtggagaacttgcctgcatggaaagaaccttatgcataccaccgttactgtgtgaggcactttaaggccaatttccagaaggcacatcccaagcATATGTCGGAGAGGTTTGTTCaacggtctgcagctgcaacgaaattgatggagaggggtgttgaatttatgccagtgcccatgaagagatttgagaaatacagacggcgagtacattggcattcatttttgcagtatgataacgaaagaggtgtttttgaagttcgcactgctatccataataatcggggtaataatgtacatattGTAAATGAATCTGTAAGATTATGCTCCTGTggaaaatggtccatctaccacatgccttgatCACATGacatcaagtgttttcaacgtgttggttatgcggagaccaactatgttgatcaacaatatagtgtttccaagtacctaaacacatatagtggtcagttgcagccagtgggtgctgagcattattgccctccggaaccatttaaaatggtatgtaacaagtcctatttgcgtaaaagataggtgcagaagagaacacgtatacggaaccaaatggatgttagtgacaccgtttatgcgcaaaaatgtggtatatgctcgcaaacaggacacaaccgtcgtaaatgtccttcagctggtttgggtggcaaaACTAATCAAACTCGTAgtgggtgttcttctagtgtacctaactacccatgagttgatgttgtaataattagttgttatatctatgttgcaagatttatgaaataaaattatgcttgttaactattatttgtacttttccattttacctatttaaataataatttaataaaattatctgtatatttattatgtgtgcgttgtcttgtcgaactgtaaaatctgaccagctgacataaagttgtcttgtcaacatcatgatatttaacacgcaaagtatagcgccattagatagtccgttatgtgtgtgttgtcttgtcaaactgaaaaagctgaccagctgacataaagttgtcttgtcaacatcatgatatttaacacgcaaagtataaCACCATTAGATAGTCTGTTATGTGTgcgttgtcttgtcgaactgaaaaagctgactagctgacataaagttgtcttgtcaacatcttGATATTTAACATGCAAAGTATAACaccattagatagtacgttatgtgtgtgttgtctcaCCTATAAATAACGAGCTCATTGTAGTTATGTTGTGTGctaaaaatttactaaaagcaaatattatattaaaagtaagtttttttactaaaagcaaatattacaaaaatggctcaacctcttcgtccacaaagtgcaactgtggaaaagcatgcttgatgcaaaattgttgggacggtggtgaagttggacgccgctactggcactgtatgaaccagttttacaaggttcccaacgaacctatttgtgattttcaagaatgggttgatgaaccatgttattaggaatgttacagagaacaactacagtttcttcataatatgtgtttaagacaacaagaacatgaaaaagaaagcaataaaattattgcagacttgagggcgaacctgaaggaggtgggagaagaaaaatggaaaacacaatggaattgtgaagcacaaaaggatcgaaaaaaaaatataaactggaACTTGCAGAGGTGAAGGCaaaactgaaagaggtagaagaagaaaaagaacaactggaagaacgatttaagtggttggagtgGAGAATAAATAGCAACCGGGgctaaacattggcatgtatgtgtttagtgtatttttcatatttcatgtatttttattatgttggcctgctatgtttgtgtttgtgattgtgtttgtgctgtagtaatgttttccttgtttgttgtactaaattttattttaattgaagtagaagttaagtttaagtgttTGTGTTgtactatattttattttaattgaaatggaagttaagtttaagtgcttgtattgtactaaattttatttatgaaactatcaaatgaatggagaactaaaaaaagtaatgcgtatattcgattaaataatattgttaatgtatacaaaaatattatttacaccatgTCAATGAgtcccgcatccggtgtgtctcaatgcagccgttggcctgaggcgcatcccctcctacccgggtacgctatcaggatcatcatcatcaagtcgtctccttatagccggatgcggcgcaggatgacatgtatcggtggtgatgtcagctccagtagaaggctacataataatatgaaactaagtatagaaaactacataacaatttatattgtcttaccatcatCGTCTCTAGATCCTGAATGTAGCCATCTGTCGCTGCATCGCATGAagccttaaaaaggaaattaataaagttaaagaaaataaataagttacagttaacacaaattcaaattcaatactaataaactcatacctgcgcatgtgatgtggagccataactcagtcgacGCCCACTATAAAAATCTCGGGTCGGTCGATCCTCAACAGTGGTAGACGGGCCTGGGAAGTATCTACCCCAATCCACTCAATCAATATCCGAGCCCGTGATCAATAATTTacccgatggggtcacctgcgatggCACTGGAGTGCGATAAATTCCAAGGCTGTAAGACGGCATGTCCGTCTCATGCATGCTACCTGCCATATCAGTAGCAACATCATAGGCAGGAGCCttaacgcccccttgctggggaccacctcctctccgcccacAACCACGTCGTTCGGCACCACCAGCTCGTCGGCCACCACCAGCTCGTGGGATACCACGACCTCGATGGTACTGCGTTGGGTCCATATAATCAGCCTcgtgtgccaaacgctgatccgatcgggctcgctgcagtgtctgggcagccacatccatgaATCGACAACTATGCTCCTACATGGCCATAGGATCGTGGATataactctgcatctgctgccccatatgatagacggtatgcaatccaatcgcctgcacaaagtaaaaaatataaactacatatttggcactaaattatagctatataactaataataacagaaaacataccagggtctcgtgtctcccggcgtatggtacgtaccgaccgtgtgcctgatgaactgggttcccaataaaaagtcgggaaacagtgcggtaccatgccatataacgtGGAATAGAAAAGTGCTGCGGAGGTGGGATCAAGTCCCCTCGCCTGTCCTAGGTACCCAACTGCTCGTTAAGCCATGCCATAAATGTGTCATCCGCCCTGGACCGATaatccctctcataatgtaacCCATGCCATGCAAGCGGAGTCGGTATAGGTTGCGGCAGGCCAAACTGACGAAATACCCGCTCGGAGGCATggtgctcgacaatatcgaggcatatgagtgggacagaagccctccaaatatgtcggccgaacgtgcaatacgctggcagggtacctatcaccCCATCATTGTAcgacgtccagatgaactatcaaataagaacacaaaccgttagtatgcacaacactaagttaatctataacaagtaagtttagttagatattcacctgtgcgtcttccagcagatccaacacatccctacagagggggagattatgatgggcatcatactctcgtgcaagagtacgacgcataacccacctacaggctagagggagttgcggaatttctacattagccggtagttgtggtagaggtggctgaaactgcagaaatcgctcccagacccaaacctaacatacaaagttgacgtaaagtataagattaactataactaggtagaattgtaactaatgggcatattatttgaatatgttgtcacctgtagaagcggcagaaagcCACTAACGTCTCTTTGTGTGCCGATGCaagcccgacacatctgcctgtacagaTATGAGATGACAGCACCACCTCAGCTGTACAAAGATGTATCCTCAAACCgggcaatatgatgcagaaaatggaggctcactaggttccgcgaagtgttcgggaacaagacccccccaaatagaaggagcaacagcAACCTCGTATATCGTTGTACATCCACCTCCGCAGACTCATCGGTGATAGTATGGTGGATCTGCAccaggtggtctctaatggggactAACTGTATACGACTGGACCTAGACGCTACCGCCTTGTCCTCCAACATGAAACCCGTGAACATGTGCACCATATCCCAATATGCCTGCcgcgaataatatctcatggtcgcAGGCAATAAAACTGGCACGCCATCAGcggacaggccatataaaatctcatcgtcctggagtgtgatggtggcctcgccgatgggcaaatggaaagtgtgcgtcttcggtcgccaccgctcaatcaaggccgtgatcaaagcatagtcgagctgtatccgaccaatcctaataatcctatataatcccatctcctccaAGTAATGGACAACgcggggatgtagaacgcggggaggactcaaaaactcccacaatagatccactctcctAGCCCGGAAAGTCTGTGTAAGCAATTGTCCGTCccatatatactcggatctatgttggggctgtagggctaatagatccaaTGTCCATAGTcacgtccatgtcgtcaactgtaaattcatattttttaataacttaattgtacaaattatatatatatatatatatatatatatatatagatttatgGGTttagggctcgatattttgaggaccagtgacactaaactatcattaataattatgtgtttttattataatttaaattcatattttttaataacttaattgtacaaattatatatatatatacacctatGGGTTCTGGGCTCGATATTTTGTTATGtgttttttattataatttaaattcatattttttaataacttaattgtacaaattatatatatatatatatatatatatatatatatatatatataattatgtatttttattataatttaaattcatatttttaataacttaattgtacaaattatatatatatatatatatatatatatatatatataattatgtgtttttattataatttaaattcatatttttaataacttaattgtacaaattatatatatatatatatatatatatatatatatacttaattgtacaaattatatatatatatatatatatatatatatatataattatgtgtttttattataatttaaattcatattttttattaacttaattgtacaaattatatatatatggatttttatacaattattaacttaattgtacaaagtttgcattttcaacaACCAGTATAAGttacttaaacaaaaggaattctaagctaaaatactacacattactacgctacaaggctctaaatttgACTACGCTAtaagggtctacgttttactacgctaaaaaggtctggattttactacgctaaaaaataatctaaactaaccataaacaacaaataaatttaatttcaaataaaatacaaaacaacatgaaaacacatatatataaaacAGAATATTAATAGacaaatttattttactatttatatttttttagaaaacactaatattaaatccggataaaaaacatgctagtttcgaaaaaaaacacaaaccgaaatagaacacatacaaatcaaataatatacattattataaatgtttcaacttaaaataaatcgaaatacctcgatttagaattttggcaaagcaaaaagattgaaattttgactccggaattgtgaatcaacaataacacgaagctctactcgaaTGTGGGACCCTTTTTATTCGAGTTTTATGTGTCGGGgggaccaatttttttttttatttttaaaaatggcAGAATCAGGGTATTTGGTGGAGGACCAAGAAAGATGGGGGTTTAAAAATGGAGGATGAATCGAGATGGAAGACGGAGGGGTATAAAATAtctatgtatagcgccactatacctggcactatacattaatgatgtatatatagcgccaggtattgtggcgctatacctgaccatgtcagcttttacagtatagcgccacaatacctggcatTATACTTTAACGGTGTCGTTACTGTTAGTATATAGCGTCTGGTAttatggcgctatatataaaaaggtCTTTTTTTTAATCACCTATTTGTGtagtttgagtccaaaagaaccacattttggttctgGACTCTTTTCTGAGAACTAATTCCTTATGGATCGTTTGGTGCGATAAGCATGGGCGAAGCACATGGTCATaaattacactatatatataggtaaaatattacattttagaggtatataatatatattgaacATTCTTTgtcggaattttttttttttgccactGGCGATAAAGAATAATAGTCTCGGAATCAAATGCCAAATTATTTTGTTTCGAAATTAATAATCCTGAAATTAGTTATACCATAACTATACTATTATTCCTATCCCACGTTGCGGGTGGAAAACAATTACGGAATAAATAATCACtaaataaaacataaaatgaCAAAGatgcatgtctccaaatctcttcTTCTAAAGTCCtttaaaaaagaagaattaacctaaatagtccCCCACCTAAtctcttaaattaaaaatagtcagcggatgtataattcatgtataatatatgtataactgtatataattaatgtataatctatgtaaattggttagaaaaagtaaatattgaatttggccggctatttgtgttacaattcctttaaaaaatttaaggttaaaaattagaaataaaaatgTATCCCAATTTATCTGAGGtaaatcaaatacatattttatattatatctCTATATCTTATTTTTAATCTAATGAATCAAATATATACCAATAAAAATATAGTCATTAAATAATCTCATTATTATTTAATTCTCATATTTTAATTCGTCAACTAAGTAACTAGTTTCCCAACCAAATGACTCTAATGCAGGATAATTTTAATTTACACTCAGATTTGTATGTCAAACAATATTGATTTATTATGGTTACTGTTAAAATTAAAGTGATTTAAttggttgatattattgaattgCGTGATTATCTCATCTAAACACCAAAATTATTAGAAAaaacatatttattttttaaactatGTCTTGAACACATATAAATAGTATatgtataatttaatttttttctgtTATCTTCATTTATACTTtttgatttcttattttttttttattttttttgaactaTACATGATTTGATGTGACCTAGACGGAGACCTCCAAGCAAAAAAGAGCTTGTTtggatttctgaaatattctccATATACACCAATGGTGCTTCACAATGTAGTAAAGAATCAATATgatttagtaggcgtttggacataaacaTTGtagtttttgaaaagaaaaataatatttagagTTAGGTTGAAAAATTAAATTTGGATAtgtatttcacttgaaaaaatattacaattttgtGAGTGGGGAAgcaaaaatttatgaaaattttaaaatttttttttggaaaactcattttcaaaaaatttccaaaacttataaaattttatggacaaacacgtttttgaaggaaattttctttaaaaaaaatatctaggAACAAACGGATCCTTAAGTCATCAATTAATGCAAgagaagaaatgacaaaattacTATAAACTAATGCTTACAAGTTTACATTTGGACTAAGCTTGCAATATATGTCTAGCAGTGCTGGAGACAGGATTACAGCCAAAGGAgttcaaaaaaaaggaaaaagttaaaAAGGTTGTAACTAGAGGGAATAGAGACAATGACCCTTACAAAGATTTTGAATCACCTTTAATAGTAAGCTATGTTTTTGGGTTGTGTCAAGaggattcaaaacataatatataaaaaaaa
Proteins encoded in this region:
- the LOC107828562 gene encoding monosaccharide-sensing protein 2-like: MSGAVVVALAAAIGNLLQGWDNATIAGAVLYIKKEFNLQTQPTIEGLIVAMSLIGATVITTFSGSVSDMFGRRPMLIISSVFYFLSGLVMLWAPNVYVLLLARLLDGFGIGLAVTLVPVYISETAPPEIRGRLNTFPQFTGCVGMFLSYCMVFGVSLTQSPSWRLMLGVLSIPSLAYFFLALFYLPESPRWLVSKGRMKEAKQVLQRLRGKDDVSGEMALLMEGMGAGGEVSIEEYIIGPDDELADSQEHAEEKDRIKLYGAEEGLSWIAKPVTGQSTLGLVSRHGSVANQSTLMDPMVTLFGSVHEKLPEVGSMRSMLFSNFGSMFNVAENQVKNENWDEESQRDGDKHMSDASGAESDDNLRSPLLSRQGTGAEGPPTSLSMRQGSNFTTANGGEQASMGIGGGWQLAYRKDEKKEGALKRIYLHQEGGAGSRRGSIVSLPGCDVPAEGEFIHAAALVSRSVLRTESILAQQSIEEAVEQSEPITKGPGWRALFEPGVKHALIVGVGIQILQQFSGINGVLYYTPQILEQAGVGVLLSNLGIGSDSASFLISAVTTLLMLPSIGIAMRLMDIAGRRLLLLATLPVLLVSLIVLVLGNVVTMGAVTHAVISTISVVVYFCCFVTGFGPIPNILCSEIFPTSVRGLCIAICALTFWFGDIIVTYSLPVMLTSIGLAGVFGIYAIVCAIAWVFVFLKVPETKGMPLEVITEFFAVGAKQSAKE